One Asterias rubens chromosome 1, eAstRub1.3, whole genome shotgun sequence genomic region harbors:
- the LOC117298492 gene encoding BRO1 domain-containing protein BROX-like: protein MAHWFHRNPLKATVPVTFDLGQQAASPLARHICRDIRQARAQLLDLLPNPNQNVAAVKEAMEKYIGLLEGFITASEDPKAAPVTPQQQTGDSMDGMLQETSVPSGESKLRNSVKVTWSNSLGGKNIFQNDFVFEEINMLFNIALWYTKHAAKLAAGSAEISEEDAKEVHRSVRQAAGIFKFIQSNMLSKLYEVPGDGSDLDSRVLSCYELQCTAEAQEVTLARAIELKHSNSLISALASETSKLFAKADESLKSLEEKLVVKWRKYLQFKCMFYMSYAHCYNGNYLLTKDKGGDAVRSLKESFSLFQKSELLAKEYAKAKGPGTVAKPEQHPFFLRLGPIVHRILEKTERENSMIYHEKVPEELPEINSKETFGLASPLDFELPAKSTEWTAAVYNGFTVASTKKSPDDKEDSVKPVKEVPIESDKHPSNSTGCSIS, encoded by the exons ATGGCGCATTGGTTCCACAGGAATCCACTGAAGGCAACAGTGCCAGTGACTTTTGATCTGGGACAGCAAGCTGCTTCACCACTAGCAAGACATATTTGCAG AGATATTCGTCAGGCGAGAGCTCAACTACTGGATCTTCTACCTAATCCAAATCAAAATGTAGCAGCAGTGAAGGAAGCCATGGAGAAGTACATCGGCCTCCTAGAAGGGTTCATAACAGCCTCAGAAGACCCCAAGGCAGCCCCAGTAACTCCCCAGCAGCAGACAGGGGACAGTATGGACGGAATGCTGCAAGAAACTTCGGTACCGTCCGGTGAAAGTAAACTGAGAAACTCTGTCAAGGTGACGTGGTCAAACTCGCTTGGTGGGAAAAATAT TTTCCAGAATGACTTTGTGTTTGAGGAAATCAACATGCTATTCAACATTGCTCTGTGGTATACAAAACACGCTGCTAAGCTGGCAGCCGGCAGTGCAGA AATTTCAGAAGAAGATGCAAAAGAAGTCCACAGAAGTGTTCGACAAGCAGCTGGTATCTTCAAGTTCATTCAG AGTAACATGCTGAGTAAGTTGTATGAAGTGCCCGGCGATGGCTCAGATTTGGATTCCAGAGTCTTATCTTGCTATGAGTTACAGTGCACTGCGGAGGCACAAGAAG TCACTCTCGCTAGAGCTATTGAACTAAAACACAGCAACAGTCTTATCTCGGCCCTAGCGTCTGAAACCAGCAAGCTGTTTGCCAAAGCTGATGAATCTCTCAAATCGCTGGAAGAAAAACTGGTAGTGAAATGGAGGAAATACCTGCAGTTTAAGTGTATGTTTTACATGTCATAC GCACACTGCTACAATGGAAACTACTTGCTAACTAAAGACAAAGGAGGTGATGCTGTGAGGTCTCTCAAAGAAAGCTTCTCAT TATTTCAGAAGTCAGAGCTGTTAGCAAAAGAGTATGCTAAGGCTAAAGGTCCAGGCACAGTAGCAAAACCAGAGCAACATCCATTCTTCTTGCGTCTTGGGCCGATTGTTCACAGGATACTGGAGAAGACCGAGAGAGAAAACTCAATGAT CTATCATGAGAAAGTACCTGAAGAACTGCCAGAGATTAACTCCAAAGAGACGTTTGGATTGGCCAGTCCGCTGGATTTTGAACTGCCTGCAAAAAGCACCGAGTGGACGGCAGCGGTCTACAATGGCTTCACTGTTGCATCAACGAAAAAg agtCCAGATGATAAAGAGGACTCGGTGAAACCAGTTAAGGAGGTTCCCATTGAATCTGATAAGCATCCATCAAACTCTACTGGCTGTAGCATCTCATAA